The Primulina huaijiensis isolate GDHJ02 chromosome 6, ASM1229523v2, whole genome shotgun sequence genomic sequence CAAAAATGCTTATCACTAGTCTAGAAGTTATAGTTGTTAGTCAAAGCGCAACTTTATTTACTTATACTCGTGACATAGCAGAGTATATCTATTTGGGTGCTAATATGTCGTACTGTTAGTTCCTTGAGTTCGAAGAGCTGCTTGTCTATCTACTGGTATTGTCTCATATTCCTTAAAGACAAGTCTTACAATTTCCATATCGTTGGTCATATCCCCAACAGATACAGTATTATCCATTAAGATACGATGTTACTCTTTTACGGTCCACCTAGCCAACCTGATCAAACGACATGACGTCAGTAGCTTGAAGCACGAGAAATTCTCAGCAAAGCACCCATCTCAATACTACTAATACTCATGTACGTTTAACCTAACAAAAAAAGATGGAGAGTAACATAAGGTCTGGTCATATATTCAAAATACTATATAGTTAGTAGAAAAGAAATGtgattattttcttttaagTCACATAAATATGATTTAGGAAAAAAGTATTGAGAATATGATAGTTGACAATTTCCACGACTAGAAAGATTCCAAATCAAAGTCAgcacatttaaatatttttatcttcaCACAAACCACCATAACTCCATCGTTATGAACCATTCATCCATCCAATGTTAAAATAAACCACAACCGTACAAACATTGATCTCCAGAAACCAACCGAAGtcaacaaaacaaaaatatcacCCTTTTCCCACAACACCAACGCCAAAATGATGGCCAAAATCCAATCCGAGCAACTCCAACAACTCAAAGACATCTTCGACAGGTTCGACATGGACCGGGACGGTAGCCTCACGCAGCTCGAGCTAGCGGCGCTCTTCCGATCCCTCGGTCTCAAACCAACCGGCGACCAACTCCATTCCATGTTAGCCAACATGGATGCCAATGGCAATGGCTCCATTGAATTCGACGAATTGGTGGGTGCCATTTTGCCTGATTTAAACGAACAAATCTTGATCAATCAA encodes the following:
- the LOC140979720 gene encoding probable calcium-binding protein CML15 — encoded protein: MMAKIQSEQLQQLKDIFDRFDMDRDGSLTQLELAALFRSLGLKPTGDQLHSMLANMDANGNGSIEFDELVGAILPDLNEQILINQDQLLEVFRSFDRDGNGYITTAELAGQMAKMGQPLTYRELSNMMQEADTNGDGVISFNEFANVLGRSGVEYLGLTVS